The following proteins come from a genomic window of Populus nigra chromosome 6, ddPopNigr1.1, whole genome shotgun sequence:
- the LOC133695680 gene encoding wound-responsive protein GWIN3-like, whose product MEITKFLGFSFLLFAFAATSFPEAVHAKDAAAVLDVFGHEVQAGARYLIVAPSTDNTTTLAVTATSKIICNSDVILSTLNESLPITFSPAIKSNDGVIREGSYLNVNFEAPSCRMAGVTTMWMIESEGLIVTTGGVDRLNRFKITKYEGDNSFYQLSFCPMSEPFCECSCVPVGVNSDKHLAPNVGPLFVMFEPDAY is encoded by the coding sequence atggaGATCACTAAATTTCtagggttctccttccttctctTTGCCTTCGCAGCAACTTCATTTCCTGAGGCCGTTCATGCCAAAGATGCTGCAGCAGTGCTCGATGTCTTCGGTCATGAGGTGCAAGCTGGTGCTCGTTATTTAATCGTAGCCCCCTCGACTGACAATACAACAACTCTTGCGGTCACCGCGACTAGCAAGATCATATGCAATTCAGATGTTATACTTTCCACTTTGAACGAGAGCCTCCCAATAACATTTTCACCTGCTATAAAATCCAACGATGGTGTCATCCGTGAAGGCTCTTATCTAAATGTGAACTTTGAGGCACCCTCATGTAGGATGGCGGGCGTGACAACGATGTGGATGATTGAATCGGAAGGATTGATTGTGACCACAGGAGGTGTTGATAGATTGAATCGGTTTAAGATCACCAAGTATGAAGGTGATAATAGTTTTTATCAGCTTTCTTTTTGTCCAATGTCCGAACCCTTCTGTGAATGCTCATGCGTCCCAGTCGGCGTCAACAGTGACAAGCACTTGGCTCCCAATGTCGGCCCTCTTTTTGTGATGTTCGAACCAGATGCGTATTGA